One Setaria viridis chromosome 3, Setaria_viridis_v4.0, whole genome shotgun sequence DNA window includes the following coding sequences:
- the LOC117849726 gene encoding myb transcription factor 42 translates to MLACLSMGRSPCCDKAAVKRGPWSEEEDARLRSYIEQHGGAVAGGWMALPRKAGLRRCGKSCRLRWLNYLRPGVRHGGFSPEEDRAICALYAAVGSRWSLIAAYLPGRTDNAVKNYWNTRLKKKLLSVSFEGEPCNAVGRNAAPPVASPMAPWTALPYTCYGGGGGVDQMRVVGAGGGTTDNVIASTNSAAVVSQPADASYSSEPMAAATELDEIFRSMGTTGGEHSDLSQSSTETETSWYQYRQHAGESVLQQHLEMPYLYW, encoded by the coding sequence ATGCTAGCCTGCCTATCCATGGGGCGATCGCCGTGCTGCGACAAGGCGGCGGTGAAGCGCGGTCCctggtcggaggaggaggacgcgcggCTGCGGTCCTACATCGagcagcacggcggcgccgtcgccggcggctggATGGCGCTGCCGCGCAAGGCCGGGCTGCGGCGctgcggcaagagctgccgcCTGCGGTGGCTCAACTACCTCCGCCCGGGCGTCCGCCACGGCGGCTTCTCCCCGGAGGAGGACCGCGCCATCTGCGCGCTCTACGCCGCCGTCGGCAGCAGGTGGTCCCTCATCGCCGCCTACCTGCCGGGCAGGACCGACAACGCCGtcaagaactactggaacacGCGCCTCAAGAAGAAGCTGCTCTCCGTCTCATTCGAAGGCGAGCCGTGCAACGCCGTCGGCCGGAATGCGGCACCTCCAGTAGCGTCTCCTATGGCGCCTTGGACTGCCCTGCCATATACATgttacggcggcggcggtggcgttgaTCAGATGCGCGTCGTTGGTGCCGGAGGCGGCACAACAGACAACGTGATCGCCAGCACGAATAGCGCCGCCGTCGTGAGCCAACCGGCAGATGCAAGCTACTCAAGTGAAccaatggcggcggcgacagagctCGACGAGATCTTCCGGTCCATGGGCACTACCGGCGGCGAGCACTCTGATCTGTCTCAGAGCAGCACGGAGACTGAGACGAGTTGGTATCAATACCGTCAGCATGCTGGTGAAAGCGTGCTACAGCAGCATCTAGAAATGCCGTACTTGTACTGGTGA
- the LOC117849725 gene encoding CSC1-like protein RXW8: MKISALLTSAGINIGLCVLFLSLYSVLRKQPANVRVYFGRRIAEENERLRGAFILERFVPSTGWIVKALQCTEEEILAAAGLDAVVFNRILVFSIRIFSLAAVLCVFGILPLNYFGQDIKHVRIPSESLDIFTIGNVEVRSRWLWVHCVALYIISGVACILLYIEYKHIARLRLLHLTSATPNPSHFTVLVRGIPKTAKESCSDVVDDFFTKYHSSSYLFHQVVYKVGKVQKIMTGAKKAYKKFKHFTDETVDQGCRSITYRCCLCGASSNSFKLLNTECEQNRRKPDNESSLNLDDEECTAAFVFFKTRYAALVASEILQTTNPMKWVANLAPEPEDVYWSNLWLPYKQLWVRRIATLLGSIVFMFLFLVPVTFIQGLSQLEQLQQRLPFLRGILKKKYYMTQLVTGYLPSVILQIFLYTVAPIMMLFSTLEGPTSHSERKRSACCKVLYFTIWNIFFVTVLSGTVISQLSVLSSPKDIPIQLARAVPGQATFFITYVLTSGWASLSSELMQLFGLIWNFIRKYVLRMREDTEFVPSFPYHTEVPKVLLFGLLGFTCSVLAPLILPFLLVYFFLGYVVYRNQLLNVYRTRYDTGGLYWPIAHNTVIFSLVLTQVIGLGVFGLKESPVAAGFTIPLIILTLLFNQYCRNRLLPLFRTFPAQDLIDMDREDERSGRIDEIHHRLHSAYCQFPDTEDVPLEKIKIIGGDEEQGCSSGESTGKDTCVDPKMDLSHPTLKGLPVSRLRHAVRSITFLIRLQKRGLSE, translated from the exons ATGAAAATCAGCGCGCTTCTGACCTCCGCGGGCATCAACATCGGCCTCTGTGTGCTCTTCCTGTCGCTCTACTCTGTCCTCAGAAAACAGCCAGCAAATGTCAGGGTCTACTTTGGCCGCAGGATCGCTGAGGAGAATGAACGGCTCCGAGGGGCTTTTATCTTGGAGAGATTTGTCCCGTCGACCGGCTGGATTGTGAAAGCCCTGCAGTGCACTGAGGAAGAGATCTTGGCTGCTGCTGGGTTGGATGCTGTTGTTTTCAATAGAATTCTTGTATTCAG CATACGCATCTTCTCCCTTGCTGCCGTTCTGTGCGTCTTTGGAATTCTTCCGCTCAACTATTTTGGACAAGATATCAAGCATGTTCGAATTCCTTCGGAATCACTGGATATATTTACAATTGGGAATGTGGAAGTGAGATCAAGATG GCTCTGGGTCCATTGTGTAGCCCTGTACATAATTTCTGGAGTAGCTTGTATTCTTCTATACATT GAGTACAAGCACATTGCCAGGTTGAGGCTCCTTCACCTTACAAGCGCAACACCAAATCCAAGCCACTTTACAGTCCTTGTTCGTGGAATACCAAAGACAGCTAAAGAGTCATGCAGTGATGTTGTTGACGATTTCTTCACAAAGTATCACTCATCTAGTTATCTCTTCCATCAAGTTGTTTACAAAGTTGGGAAAGTTCAGAAGATAATG ACTGGCGCAAAGAAGGCATATAAGAAGTTCAAACATTTCACCGATGAAACTGTCGATCAGGGATGCAGGTCCATTACTTATCGCTGTTGTCTCTGTGGAGCCTCTTCAAATTCTTTCAAGTTGTTGAACACTGAATGCGAGCAGAATAGGCGGAAACCTGACAATGAATCCAGCTTGAACTTAGATGATGAG GAATGCACAGCTGCTTTTGTATTTTTCAAAACTCGGTATGCCGCACTTGTTGCATCAGAAATACTTCAAACAACTAACCCTATGAAATGGGTTGCTAATCTAGCTCCAGAACCAGAAGATGTCTATTGGTCCAATCTTTGGCTACCCTATAAGCAGCTCTGGGTTCGTCGTATAGCTACACTGCTAGGCTCTATTGTTTTCATGTTCTTATTTCTGGTACCGGTGACATTTATACAAGGATTATCTCAGCTAGAGCAGCTGCAGCAGAGGCTTCCTTTCCTAAGAGGAATATTAAAGAA GAAATACTACATGACGCAGCTGGTAACTGGATACCTTCCCAGTGTCATACTGCAAATATTTCTGTACACTGTTGCACCAATTATGATGCTATTTTCTACATTGGAGGGTCCTACATCGCACAGTGAAAGGAAGAGGAGTGCATGCTGTAAAGTGCTGTACTTCACAATTTGGAACATATTCTTTGTTACTGTGTTATCTGGTACTGTCATAAGTCAACTGAGTGTGTTATCAAGCCCGAAGGATATTCCTATCCAGCTTGCTAGAGCTGTACCTGGACAG GCTACCTTCTTCATCACCTATGTCCTGACCTCAGGATGGGCGAGTTTATCATCTGAACTTATGCAGCTCTTTGGTCTGATATGGAACTTTATAAGGAAATATGTTCTGAGAATGAGAGAAGACACAGAATTTGTTCCCTCGTTTCCCTACCACACAGAAGTACCAAAAGTTCTGTTGTTTGGTCTATTGGGCTTCACATGCTCTGTGCTGGCTCCTCTGATATTACCTTTTCTGTTGGTATACTTTTTCCTTGGTTATGTTGTATACCGCAATCAG TTGCTCAATGTGTATCGAACAAGGTACGACACAGGTGGTTTGTATTGGCCAATTGCACACAACACAGTCATATTCTCTCTTGTGCTCACCCAGGTCATCGGCCTTGGTGTATTTGGTCTTAAAGAATCACCAGTAGCGGCAGGCTTCACCATACCTCTCATCATCCTTACTCTTTTATTTAACCAGTACTGCAGAAACCGGCTTCTTCCATTATTCAGGACTTTCCCTGCACAG GATCTAATTGACATGGACAGGGAGGATGAACGGTCTGGAAGAATAGATGAAATTCACCACCGACTTCATTCTGCTTACTGCCAGTTCCCTGATACTGAAGATGTACCCTTGGAGAAAATTAAAATTATTGGTGGGGATGAAGAGCAAGGTTGTAGCTCAGGCGAGTCCACTGGCAAAGATACCTGCGTGGATCCCAAAATGGACCTGTCTCACCCAACATTAAAAGGACTCCCAGTTAGCCGTCTCCGGCATGCTGTGAGGTCGATTACTTTCCTCATCAGATTGCAGAAAAGAGGTTTATCTGAATAG